The following are encoded in a window of Brevibacillus sp. DP1.3A genomic DNA:
- a CDS encoding tetratricopeptide repeat protein produces the protein MNPMIQNIIHLRKEGHLDEAIQLALQLVSQSPTDPVAHYQCAWCHDAAGLEKEAVPFYEKAIELGLPVEDDLQGALLGLGSTYRTLGQYEQAAATLARGMQQFPCDRSFPIFLSMAYYNLGKHHEAMNLLLKNLAETSSDPTILAYQKAILFYANDLNKTW, from the coding sequence ATGAACCCGATGATCCAAAATATCATTCATCTGCGAAAAGAAGGGCATCTGGACGAAGCGATCCAGCTTGCCCTTCAGCTCGTCAGCCAATCCCCGACTGATCCTGTCGCCCATTATCAATGTGCTTGGTGCCACGACGCAGCCGGATTGGAGAAGGAAGCTGTTCCATTTTACGAAAAAGCGATTGAACTCGGACTGCCTGTCGAAGACGACCTGCAAGGGGCATTACTGGGTCTGGGCAGTACGTATCGCACGCTGGGACAATACGAGCAGGCAGCAGCTACGCTCGCGAGGGGGATGCAACAGTTCCCCTGTGACCGTTCCTTTCCGATTTTTCTTTCCATGGCGTATTACAATCTCGGGAAGCACCACGAAGCCATGAATCTCCTCCTGAAAAACCTCGCAGAAACCTCAAGCGATCCTACGATTTTGGCCTATCAAAAAGCGATTCTGTTCTATGCAAATGATCTGAATAAGACTTGGTAG
- a CDS encoding PqqD family protein has product MNISGDSILKMHPLARRAENEEEILIGRTDISNFIVLPAIGVEIIDMLDEGKSINEVAKIMEEQLGEPVDVLDFAQDLIASYQFVFMVDGEVVNEPVPVVDHFSWIKQGTGQFFFNRVAFGLYGILFFTGLLICVFTGKYIPVYSDIFVSSSVTVSVVVSFVATWVFLFFHEMAHLMAARSLGIGSRIGLGHRLVFAVAETNMSNIVLVEPQRRYRAFLAGMSWDAMFIGIGVILLFANDQGWLTLVPFMEAFIRMLNVILLMALAFQFMVFMQTDLYYVLATKFQCSNLMVNTRLFLKAKFRSLTQDEQEEWEYVADHEKRVIRWYSWVYLIGSLWGIWFFVQYQLRMALDFIWIIADDMKNASLHSWEFWDGILLILLVLVPFLILGWSWMRAYRQRRSERERAKSLQGT; this is encoded by the coding sequence TTGAATATCTCGGGAGATAGTATTCTCAAGATGCACCCGCTTGCGCGTCGGGCGGAAAACGAGGAAGAGATCCTCATTGGACGAACGGATATCAGCAATTTCATTGTGCTTCCAGCCATTGGTGTCGAGATCATCGATATGCTGGATGAAGGGAAGAGCATCAATGAAGTCGCGAAGATCATGGAAGAACAGTTGGGCGAACCTGTGGATGTGCTTGACTTTGCACAAGATTTAATTGCTTCCTATCAATTTGTGTTCATGGTAGATGGAGAAGTTGTCAACGAGCCAGTACCGGTTGTGGATCATTTCTCTTGGATCAAGCAGGGTACGGGTCAGTTTTTCTTTAATCGTGTTGCCTTTGGATTATACGGTATCTTATTTTTTACAGGTCTTTTGATTTGTGTATTTACGGGCAAGTATATCCCGGTCTATTCCGATATTTTTGTTTCTTCTTCCGTGACGGTTTCGGTTGTGGTTTCTTTCGTGGCCACTTGGGTTTTTCTATTTTTTCATGAGATGGCTCACTTAATGGCGGCCCGATCATTGGGAATCGGCAGTCGCATCGGTCTGGGGCATCGACTTGTTTTTGCCGTAGCAGAGACGAATATGTCCAACATTGTTCTCGTCGAGCCACAGCGCAGATACAGGGCGTTTTTGGCGGGAATGTCCTGGGATGCGATGTTTATAGGAATCGGTGTGATTCTGTTGTTTGCGAATGATCAAGGCTGGCTAACGCTTGTGCCTTTCATGGAAGCATTCATTCGTATGCTGAATGTGATCCTGCTCATGGCTTTGGCCTTTCAGTTCATGGTTTTCATGCAAACCGACTTGTATTACGTGTTGGCAACCAAGTTCCAATGCTCCAATTTGATGGTGAATACACGCCTGTTTCTAAAAGCGAAATTCCGTTCCTTGACGCAGGATGAGCAGGAGGAATGGGAGTACGTAGCCGACCATGAGAAAAGAGTCATCCGCTGGTATAGCTGGGTCTACTTGATTGGATCGTTGTGGGGAATCTGGTTCTTTGTCCAGTATCAGCTACGCATGGCGCTTGATTTTATCTGGATCATCGCTGACGACATGAAAAATGCTTCGCTTCACTCGTGGGAGTTTTGGGACGGCATCCTGTTGATCCTGTTGGTTCTGGTTCCGTTTCTCATATTAGGCTGGTCGTGGATGAGAGCGTACCGACAAAGGAGAAGTGAAAGAGAGCGGGCAAAATCCTTGCAGGGCACATAA
- a CDS encoding ThiF family adenylyltransferase, translating into MERRPLFKPVHPVYEVTEQMIRLGEAPGYTFELEDENGSIRKMIKLMDGTRTVGEIHTLLVVDYPEITYEEISEAVESLSGLGFLMDQAKEEASVLTSEQKERYKANIRYFSLFTDLNQSPSELQEQVSRKKVTILGMGAFGSTLLVNLVGAGIQHIKLVDFDRVELSNLNRQMVFNEHDIGRLKVEAARDFIGRLHSEVLIETETMQIKSSEDVERVIAGSDLVMLAADQPFFFLQRWVNHACTKLQIPFIAGGFNLIEGQFFMVEPGKTGCIDCMHLHRSTQIEDYPQLIQRLLDTNFVLPTATIAPNTMMITGMMASDAIRYLTGIAPVQSAGKFIIFDFNTLEKSVFFEWERNEAECPTCGGGSGTEPIFHIKRNEVLAK; encoded by the coding sequence ATGGAACGTCGTCCTTTATTTAAACCAGTGCATCCCGTCTATGAAGTGACAGAGCAGATGATCCGCTTGGGAGAGGCTCCTGGCTATACCTTCGAATTGGAAGACGAGAATGGGTCCATCCGCAAGATGATCAAACTGATGGATGGCACTCGTACTGTCGGTGAAATACATACATTATTGGTTGTCGATTACCCCGAAATTACGTATGAAGAAATATCGGAAGCAGTGGAATCACTGAGTGGATTGGGCTTCCTGATGGATCAGGCAAAAGAAGAGGCTTCGGTTCTGACTTCGGAACAAAAGGAAAGATATAAAGCGAATATCCGCTACTTCTCCTTGTTTACCGATCTCAATCAAAGTCCAAGCGAGCTACAGGAACAGGTAAGTAGAAAAAAAGTGACGATCTTAGGGATGGGTGCCTTTGGCTCTACGCTACTGGTCAATCTGGTAGGAGCGGGAATCCAGCATATCAAGCTCGTGGATTTTGATAGAGTAGAGCTCAGCAATTTGAACAGGCAAATGGTCTTTAACGAGCATGATATTGGTCGTCTGAAGGTGGAAGCGGCACGTGATTTCATCGGAAGGCTTCATTCTGAGGTATTGATTGAAACAGAGACGATGCAAATCAAGTCTAGCGAAGACGTGGAGCGGGTTATTGCGGGAAGTGACCTCGTGATGCTCGCAGCCGATCAGCCCTTTTTCTTTTTGCAGAGATGGGTGAATCATGCCTGCACCAAGCTGCAAATCCCGTTCATTGCTGGGGGATTCAACCTCATCGAAGGACAGTTCTTCATGGTAGAACCGGGCAAGACGGGCTGTATCGACTGCATGCATTTGCATCGTTCTACACAGATCGAGGACTATCCGCAGTTGATCCAAAGGCTACTCGATACCAACTTTGTTCTGCCTACCGCCACCATTGCACCCAACACCATGATGATTACGGGAATGATGGCTTCCGATGCAATCAGGTATTTGACAGGAATCGCTCCGGTACAATCAGCGGGCAAATTTATCATTTTCGATTTCAACACGTTGGAAAAGAGCGTGTTTTTTGAGTGGGAGCGAAATGAAGCCGAATGCCCGACTTGCGGGGGTGGCAGCGGAACGGAGCCGATTTTTCATATCAAGAGAAATGAAGTGCTCGCAAAGTAA
- a CDS encoding heptaprenylglyceryl phosphate synthase — translation MIDYRGWRHTFKLDPDKTIDDEALEAICESGTDAIIVGGTYGVTYDNTLELMSRLRRYAVPAVLEISSLDAVVPGFDSYLIPLVLNAGDPDWIFAPHVSGLQAFGAYIHWDEIITEGYIIANPDAGVAQLTKARPIADASQAKAYAQVATNICRLPIVYMEYSGTYGDPAIVKAAKAGAGEAHLFYGGGIRNPEQAAEMAAIADTVVVGNVIYDDLAAALATVKAVKRTSN, via the coding sequence TTGATTGACTATCGTGGCTGGCGCCATACATTTAAACTAGACCCGGATAAAACAATCGATGACGAGGCCTTGGAGGCGATTTGCGAGTCCGGAACAGATGCGATCATTGTAGGCGGCACATACGGTGTGACCTATGACAATACACTCGAATTGATGTCGCGATTACGTCGTTACGCAGTACCAGCTGTCTTGGAGATTTCTTCGCTGGATGCGGTTGTGCCGGGATTTGATTCGTACTTGATCCCGCTCGTACTGAACGCTGGCGATCCAGACTGGATTTTTGCTCCGCATGTATCGGGGCTTCAAGCGTTTGGCGCTTATATTCATTGGGATGAGATCATTACAGAAGGATATATCATCGCCAATCCAGACGCGGGCGTAGCACAGCTGACGAAAGCACGTCCGATTGCGGATGCTTCGCAGGCCAAAGCGTACGCACAGGTAGCGACGAATATTTGTCGTTTGCCGATTGTCTACATGGAGTACAGCGGTACATACGGCGATCCGGCAATCGTAAAGGCTGCCAAAGCAGGCGCGGGCGAAGCCCACCTCTTTTATGGCGGCGGGATTCGTAACCCAGAGCAAGCGGCAGAAATGGCTGCGATTGCAGATACGGTTGTCGTAGGGAATGTCATCTATGACGATCTAGCTGCTGCATTGGCTACTGTGAAGGCCGTTAAGAGAACAAGCAACTAA
- a CDS encoding YerC/YecD family TrpR-related protein, protein MQLEKLKGKGLEQLFEAVLSLETMEECYQFFDDLCTVNEMQSLAQRLEVARMLRKGFTYNQIEAETGASTATISRVKRCLNYGNDGYQMALERIGK, encoded by the coding sequence ATGCAATTGGAAAAATTAAAAGGAAAAGGGCTCGAACAGTTGTTTGAAGCTGTTCTTTCCCTAGAAACGATGGAAGAGTGCTATCAATTTTTTGACGATCTGTGCACGGTGAACGAAATGCAGTCGCTCGCACAGCGCCTGGAAGTGGCGAGAATGCTCCGCAAAGGCTTTACTTACAATCAGATTGAAGCAGAGACTGGCGCAAGTACGGCGACCATTTCCCGCGTCAAACGCTGTTTGAACTATGGAAATGATGGATACCAGATGGCGCTTGAGCGGATCGGAAAATAG
- a CDS encoding DUF3048 domain-containing protein, which produces MKRTVKSSLMVLAFMLVTTACAQKPVDTQPSPQIPDPIVQTPSETNQPIEYAYKAPMTGLGSHENLGSKRPIMVMINNAPPARPQTGVNKADMIYEVLSEGEMTRFLAIFQSQKPEVIGPVRSIRPYFIQIGTGFDAVLVHAGGSPDALETLARKDLSHLDEIPNGQYFWREKFRKMPHNLYTKPELLEKAMQDKGMRQSAEVPHFTFLPEDAEIKESEPATQVDLTFHSLNKAAFTYDAEQKKYMRFTAGKPHLDLSDKKQLSTTNLLVISAKHRVLDKEGRLSVDVIGPGDGYLFQQGKARKVKWKRSNGVIRAYEDAALTQEAPLLPGNTWVAILSTSPGLSKSLKFQ; this is translated from the coding sequence ATGAAACGAACAGTCAAATCGTCTCTCATGGTACTAGCCTTCATGCTCGTAACGACGGCCTGCGCTCAAAAGCCGGTGGACACCCAACCTAGTCCGCAGATACCTGATCCGATTGTGCAAACGCCATCGGAAACGAATCAGCCCATCGAGTATGCGTATAAGGCACCGATGACAGGACTTGGCAGTCACGAAAACCTGGGAAGCAAACGACCGATCATGGTAATGATCAACAACGCTCCGCCCGCCCGTCCACAAACAGGCGTCAACAAAGCGGACATGATTTATGAGGTATTGTCCGAAGGGGAAATGACCCGCTTTCTTGCGATATTCCAAAGCCAAAAACCGGAAGTAATTGGACCCGTCCGCAGTATCCGTCCTTATTTTATCCAGATCGGGACTGGTTTTGATGCGGTCCTCGTCCACGCGGGAGGTAGTCCGGATGCGCTGGAAACCTTGGCGCGAAAAGACCTCAGCCATCTGGATGAAATCCCGAACGGTCAATACTTTTGGCGAGAAAAATTCCGTAAAATGCCACATAACCTGTACACCAAGCCAGAGCTCTTGGAAAAAGCGATGCAGGATAAAGGGATGCGTCAATCGGCAGAGGTGCCTCACTTCACGTTCCTGCCGGAGGATGCTGAGATCAAGGAAAGCGAGCCTGCTACACAGGTTGATCTGACTTTCCACTCATTGAATAAAGCTGCTTTTACCTATGATGCCGAGCAAAAGAAATACATGCGCTTTACGGCAGGCAAGCCGCACTTGGACTTGAGTGACAAGAAACAGTTGTCCACGACCAATCTGTTGGTCATCTCCGCCAAACACCGCGTGCTGGATAAAGAAGGGCGTCTATCGGTCGATGTAATCGGCCCGGGGGACGGTTATTTATTCCAGCAAGGAAAAGCGCGCAAGGTCAAATGGAAGCGCAGTAATGGTGTCATCCGTGCCTATGAGGACGCAGCTTTGACGCAAGAAGCACCACTTTTGCCAGGAAATACATGGGTGGCGATATTGTCGACCTCACCGGGTCTGTCGAAGTCGCTCAAGTTCCAGTAA
- a CDS encoding response regulator transcription factor has translation MNTPYLVYLVDDETNLLELLQSYLQSAGLQVKAFSSGKDVLPLLDEETQPHLWILDIMMPDIDGYELLRLIREKSNVPIIFISARDQDVDKIIGLELGSDDYLAKPFLPRELVIRAKKLLQRTYEKPGATASSTQTFQDWVTVDPYMISEKGRQVKEGDELIDLTTKEFELIVYLLHNQGLALNREQILTSIWGEDYIGSDRAVDDLVKRIRKKMPKFPLETVYGFGYRMTRI, from the coding sequence ATGAATACTCCCTACCTCGTCTATCTGGTGGACGATGAAACGAACCTGTTGGAGTTGCTGCAATCGTATTTGCAAAGTGCCGGATTGCAGGTGAAAGCGTTTTCTAGTGGCAAGGACGTCTTGCCGTTACTTGATGAAGAAACACAGCCACATTTGTGGATATTGGACATCATGATGCCCGACATCGACGGCTATGAGCTCTTGCGTCTCATTCGTGAAAAATCAAATGTCCCGATCATCTTCATCTCCGCTCGCGATCAAGATGTCGATAAAATCATCGGACTGGAACTGGGCAGCGACGACTACTTGGCGAAGCCTTTTCTACCACGCGAACTGGTCATCCGTGCGAAAAAGCTGCTACAGCGCACCTATGAAAAGCCCGGTGCCACTGCTTCCTCTACCCAAACTTTCCAAGATTGGGTAACCGTTGATCCTTATATGATCTCAGAAAAAGGCAGACAAGTAAAAGAAGGCGACGAACTCATTGATTTAACCACAAAAGAATTCGAGCTTATCGTCTACCTTTTACACAATCAAGGCCTGGCTTTAAATCGCGAGCAGATTCTGACCTCCATCTGGGGGGAAGACTACATCGGCTCAGACAGGGCTGTCGATGACTTGGTGAAGCGCATCCGCAAAAAAATGCCCAAGTTTCCATTGGAGACGGTTTATGGCTTCGGCTACCGAATGACACGTATATGA
- a CDS encoding HAMP domain-containing sensor histidine kinase produces the protein MSKFRLKNLPISRQILILFMILTSVLGVGLGIGYPLAVKQYLVSNTYSLLEDEFYTLSQHISFNEHNELLPVPAAAPYFLQLLLQRYEYSFDMIVYAENGRELGSRSNGRIPYEDAKELFQQAASYPSNKLQHGSLDRGAESYLFVSKKMDYHGFPYYMVLFSKEQELNQINSILTRQFLFIFGLLLLVSWLLAVWFSGYLSRPLRTLEELCKKIARRQFDIPLTMDRGDEIGQLARSFDMMKNQLKEYDESQQHFVQNISHELKTPIMAIQGYTQGLIEGVFQGPQAEKGLSIIMEESKRLEKVVGQLLYITKIESVSQMMQVDRVDLSEMMHLLKQRLSVLNPQIEWELNLAPDLIVEGDGEQLSTAFVNIMENQLRYAKSRLTITGRLAGKSVVIAISNDGPPIEEALLPNLFQRFRKGKSGKHGLGLAIARAVLEAHKGTIDARNDPDGPCFTMIVPVEFKGRLN, from the coding sequence ATGAGCAAATTCCGGCTGAAAAACCTGCCGATATCCAGGCAAATCCTCATTTTGTTCATGATCCTGACAAGCGTCCTCGGGGTTGGCCTTGGTATCGGGTATCCACTGGCTGTCAAACAGTATCTGGTATCCAACACCTACTCGCTCTTGGAAGATGAGTTTTACACATTATCTCAGCATATCTCCTTCAATGAGCATAATGAGCTGCTGCCTGTTCCGGCTGCGGCCCCTTACTTTTTACAGCTCTTGCTCCAACGTTATGAGTACTCATTTGATATGATCGTCTATGCTGAAAACGGACGAGAGCTGGGCAGCCGAAGCAATGGCCGCATTCCGTACGAGGATGCCAAGGAGTTGTTCCAACAAGCCGCCTCGTATCCAAGCAACAAGCTCCAGCATGGTTCGTTGGACCGTGGAGCCGAGAGCTATTTGTTCGTCAGCAAAAAAATGGATTACCACGGCTTTCCCTACTACATGGTGCTCTTCTCCAAGGAACAGGAGCTCAACCAGATCAACTCGATTTTGACACGTCAGTTTTTGTTCATTTTTGGTCTGCTGCTGCTCGTAAGCTGGTTGTTGGCCGTGTGGTTTAGCGGGTATTTGAGCAGACCGCTGCGCACTCTTGAAGAGCTGTGTAAAAAAATCGCTCGTCGTCAGTTCGATATCCCGCTTACGATGGATCGCGGAGATGAGATCGGACAGCTCGCCCGCTCTTTCGATATGATGAAAAACCAACTGAAGGAATACGACGAGTCGCAGCAACATTTTGTCCAAAATATTTCCCATGAGCTCAAAACACCAATCATGGCGATTCAAGGATACACGCAAGGCCTCATAGAAGGCGTCTTCCAGGGCCCTCAGGCTGAAAAAGGGCTTTCCATCATCATGGAAGAGAGCAAGCGCCTCGAAAAGGTCGTCGGACAGCTCTTGTACATCACGAAGATCGAGTCTGTCTCTCAAATGATGCAAGTCGACCGTGTCGACCTGTCAGAGATGATGCACCTGTTGAAGCAGCGACTCTCTGTGCTCAATCCGCAAATCGAGTGGGAGTTAAATCTGGCACCCGACTTGATCGTGGAGGGAGACGGTGAGCAATTGAGCACTGCGTTCGTCAATATCATGGAAAATCAACTGCGCTACGCCAAAAGCCGACTTACCATCACAGGGAGACTCGCAGGAAAAAGCGTCGTCATCGCGATTTCCAATGATGGACCGCCTATTGAGGAGGCGCTACTGCCGAATTTGTTCCAGCGTTTCCGCAAAGGAAAGTCGGGCAAGCATGGGCTTGGACTCGCGATTGCCCGTGCCGTCTTGGAAGCACATAAAGGAACGATCGATGCCCGCAACGATCCAGATGGACCTTGCTTTACGATGATCGTACCCGTTGAATTTAAAGGCCGATTGAACTGA
- a CDS encoding IMP dehydrogenase encodes MAFYYTEPSRTFNEFLLLPNLTTKECTPNNVDLSTPITKYKKGEKPAISLNIPFSSAVMQAVSDHHMAVALARCGGISFIFGSQSIESQATMVRKAKGYKAGFVVSRSNLTPSHTLKDILELKEASGHSTVAITEDGTAKGKLLGIVTGRDYRISRDSQDKLVSDIMTPFSKLIYGKSGISLSEANDLIWEHKLNCLPIVDENQNLDFLVFRKDYDSRKNNPLSLLDANKSYIVGAGINTKDYKERVPALVEAGVDILVIDSSDGFSEWQRETVQYVKENFNVPIGAGNVVDKEGFRYLVESGADFIKVGIGGGSICITREQKGIGRGQASSLIEVAAARDEYFKETGIYVPLCSDGGIVHDYHVTMALAMGADFVMLGRYFARFDESPTKKVKIGNNFVKEYWGEGSNRARNWQRYDTGGKSSLVFEEGVDSYVPYAGTLRENIDRTLSKIKSTMCNCGSLSISELQQKARITVISATSLVEGGAHDVILKESSMAAE; translated from the coding sequence GTGGCTTTTTATTACACAGAACCATCTCGGACGTTTAATGAGTTTTTGTTGTTGCCAAATCTCACCACAAAAGAATGCACGCCGAACAATGTGGACTTATCCACTCCGATTACCAAGTATAAAAAAGGTGAAAAGCCTGCCATCTCACTAAACATACCGTTCTCATCCGCAGTCATGCAAGCAGTTTCCGACCATCATATGGCGGTCGCATTGGCTAGATGTGGCGGTATTTCGTTTATTTTTGGCTCCCAGTCCATCGAGAGCCAGGCAACCATGGTTCGCAAAGCAAAAGGCTATAAGGCTGGTTTCGTCGTGAGCCGCTCCAACCTGACACCAAGCCATACGCTGAAAGACATTTTGGAATTGAAAGAGGCATCAGGCCACTCCACCGTTGCCATTACGGAAGATGGTACGGCAAAAGGCAAGCTGCTCGGAATCGTAACGGGTCGCGATTATCGCATCAGCCGCGACTCTCAGGACAAACTCGTCAGCGACATTATGACGCCATTCTCGAAGCTGATCTATGGCAAATCTGGTATCTCGCTCTCCGAAGCCAACGACCTGATCTGGGAGCACAAGCTCAACTGCTTGCCAATCGTAGACGAAAATCAAAATCTCGACTTCCTCGTTTTCCGCAAGGACTACGATTCCCGCAAAAACAATCCGCTGTCCCTCTTGGACGCGAACAAGAGCTATATCGTAGGTGCCGGTATCAATACAAAGGACTACAAGGAGCGCGTTCCTGCGTTGGTGGAAGCAGGCGTTGATATTCTGGTCATCGACTCCTCAGACGGCTTCAGCGAATGGCAACGCGAGACGGTTCAATATGTAAAAGAAAACTTCAATGTTCCTATCGGTGCAGGTAACGTCGTCGATAAGGAAGGCTTCCGCTACCTCGTGGAATCGGGCGCAGATTTCATAAAAGTAGGAATTGGCGGCGGCTCCATCTGCATTACCCGCGAACAAAAAGGAATCGGACGCGGCCAAGCCTCTTCCCTCATTGAAGTGGCAGCAGCTCGCGACGAGTACTTCAAGGAAACAGGCATTTACGTTCCGCTCTGCTCCGACGGCGGAATCGTACACGACTACCACGTGACAATGGCTTTGGCTATGGGTGCAGACTTTGTCATGCTGGGACGTTACTTCGCTCGCTTCGACGAAAGCCCGACCAAAAAAGTGAAGATCGGCAACAACTTCGTGAAAGAATACTGGGGAGAAGGCTCCAACCGCGCTCGCAACTGGCAACGCTATGACACTGGCGGCAAAAGCAGTCTCGTCTTTGAAGAAGGCGTAGACTCCTACGTTCCATACGCGGGAACCCTGCGCGAAAACATAGACCGTACCTTGAGCAAAATCAAATCGACCATGTGCAATTGCGGGTCGCTCTCCATCTCAGAGCTTCAGCAAAAAGCGCGAATCACCGTCATCTCTGCTACTAGCTTGGTAGAAGGCGGCGCACATGACGTTATTTTGAAAGAAAGCAGCATGGCTGCTGAGTAA
- a CDS encoding endospore germination permease, which yields MLDNGHISARQFMILVALFGIGDAILYVPSLTATTAKQDAWISALIGWGEGFLLTYLYVSLSMRYPNKSIFQYSVEILGKWLGKAVAVLFISYFFIDASLMLMEIGDFVTTQIMQETPIEIILVLFLVIIVMGVRSGPEAFSRVSELLFPYFLLLFFILIAFISPQIKIENVKPVLAHGLAPVFGGNFRYVGYLLETVILIVMFPLVKQPARAAKAYILGILLANFFLTMITAVAILVLGADITVLLAYPSYTLAQKISIGNFFERIEVLMAVIWFITLFIKITICYYATNIGIANTLGLRDYRHLTLPLGMIMIVVALTTMPNRPYFDSFVSDIWMPYSLTYGLFLPVLLLSVGALRKKPVC from the coding sequence TTGTTAGACAACGGCCATATTAGCGCAAGGCAATTCATGATACTCGTGGCGCTTTTTGGGATTGGTGATGCGATTTTGTACGTACCATCTCTTACTGCTACCACTGCCAAACAAGATGCCTGGATCTCCGCCCTCATTGGGTGGGGGGAAGGCTTTCTTTTAACTTATCTGTATGTTTCGCTGAGTATGCGGTATCCGAACAAGTCGATCTTTCAGTACAGCGTTGAAATATTGGGGAAGTGGCTGGGGAAAGCGGTGGCTGTGTTGTTCATCAGCTATTTTTTCATCGACGCTTCGCTCATGCTGATGGAGATTGGCGATTTTGTCACGACGCAGATTATGCAGGAGACCCCCATTGAAATTATTCTTGTCCTTTTTCTGGTGATCATCGTCATGGGGGTCCGCAGTGGTCCAGAAGCCTTTTCTCGAGTGAGCGAGCTGTTGTTTCCGTATTTTCTGTTGCTTTTTTTTATCTTGATCGCATTTATTTCCCCCCAGATCAAAATAGAAAATGTGAAGCCTGTGCTTGCGCATGGATTAGCTCCTGTTTTCGGGGGGAACTTCAGGTACGTGGGTTATTTGCTGGAAACGGTCATTCTGATCGTGATGTTTCCCTTGGTCAAACAGCCAGCGCGTGCGGCCAAAGCTTATATCTTGGGCATCCTTTTGGCGAATTTCTTCCTGACGATGATTACTGCCGTGGCCATCTTGGTCTTGGGTGCCGATATTACCGTACTGCTCGCCTACCCAAGCTACACACTTGCGCAAAAAATCAGTATCGGCAATTTTTTTGAGCGAATAGAAGTGTTGATGGCCGTCATCTGGTTTATCACGCTCTTTATCAAAATTACCATTTGCTATTATGCCACGAACATTGGGATCGCAAATACACTGGGGCTGCGGGATTACCGCCATTTGACACTTCCACTGGGGATGATCATGATCGTAGTGGCATTGACGACGATGCCTAACCGCCCGTATTTTGACTCTTTCGTTTCGGACATTTGGATGCCTTATTCCTTGACCTACGGTTTGTTCTTGCCCGTTCTCTTACTGAGTGTCGGTGCCCTAAGAAAAAAACCAGTCTGCTAG